The DNA region TTCTCACAAGGTGGTACAGAGTCTTTTTGTGAAgcgtgggagagattcaaggagtatatgagggactgtcctcatcatggcttttcACAAGAGAATCTTATGAACATCTTCTATGGAGGAATTGACCAGAAGTACCAGATGGCACTCGATACTGCCAGCAGAGGAGATTTTTCTACTAACACTGCCGCTGAAGCAAACCTCTTGATCACAAACCTTGCAGCGAGTAACAGCAATCATAGCCATGAGTATGATCGTTCTGTGCGTGTTGTTAGCTCCGTGAATACAGATGTTATTAAGAGTCTCACTGCCAAGGTAGACcttcttttgaagagagatcaGCAAGCTGTCAACATGTGCGACGGGCAGACGGGTGCGTATCAGCAAGTTGGAGTGAATTCAGATTTTGAGGGAACAGAGGAGTTGAACTATGTAGGAGGACAAGGGAACTATCAGAATCATGGGTTTAATCAGAATTATAGAAATCATCCTAATCTCTCCTACAGAAGCACCAACGTTgagaatcctcaagatcaagtgtATCCTCCACATAATCAACAAGGTAACTTCCCACAAGGATTTCAGAACAGAGGTGTTGGATTTAATAGCTCAAATACCCAAGGATACCACGCTCCATCTGCAGCTCCACAAGATAACAAACTCGAATTGATGATGCAAGCACTGTTGGAGGGCCATAAGAAAAGTTCTGCTGAGATTAATGTCAAGATTGATAGCATGTACAATGATTTGACTGGGAAATTTGAGAGGTTGAGTTCACGTGTTGATTCCATTGATAAGAGAGTCTCTGCTATTTCTTCTAGCTCTAAGAACAAAGAGTCATGCAATGCTATAACACTCCATGGTGGGATCAACTCATTTTTGGCTTCCGCAGAGACGGGATCGATCAATCCTGAGACTAGACCAGCCGGTCCCATCCATTCTGATAATTCGAGTTTGATCCCCAGAGAAGTTGGATCGACCGATCCCCCTTATAGATCGATTGATCCCGTCATTGACGAAGAACTTGTCTCGGAAAGTCTCAGATCGACCGATCTACGTACAGAACGGTCAGTCCCTGTTTTAGGTATGGAAAATTCCAGCTCGTTTGTCTCTGATACAGATGCTAAGGAATCACTTCTTGTGGAACCAAAGCCCTATAGGCCACAAATTCCTTTTCCAAGAAGACATGTGAAGAAACCTCTGGATGAAAAGAAGTATGATCGGTACAAAGAAGTTATGAGTGAGTTCACAGCTGACATTTCCTTTACAGAGGCAGTAAAgcatatctctttgtttaagAAGGTTTACAATGATGTTGTGGTTGAAGAAAAAGATTTGGTGGAGGTTAAGGCGTTTTTGGctctagagaagaagaacattCATGCTCCAGCTTTGAAAAGACTACCCAAATTAGAAGATCCAGGAAaatttgttgttccatgctcCATCTTAGGAGTGAACTTTGAGGATTCCCTTTGTGACACTGGATCCAGTGTGAACGTAATGTCTAAGGCTGTTGCAGAGAGGTTGGGGATTGATGATATGAAGGCTTCTAAGGTTTCTCTAAAGTTTGCAAATGCTGTCACCACGACTCCACAAGGCTTCATTAACAATTTAGATGTTCGAGTTGGGAATTGCTTGGTTGCTAcagattttcatgttgtggAAATGAGCGGGGGTTCTGTTATGCCTTTGATTCTTGGGAGACCTTTCTTAGCAACAGTGGGAGCAGTTGTTGACTTGCCTAATAAGGGGATCACTTTCTCCAACATTGATGATAAAGTCTTCTACAACGCAATCACTGCAAATAAAGCTATACGACATGGCTCTTGTCTAGTTGTAGAACATGAGAAGAAGGTGGATGTCATGACAATGGGAGAGAATGGTGATAAGAATGAGGTCAACGAAGTCCTGGATGGATACACTCATTCTTCtaagaaggttaagaagagagacaagccaaagatagagagagtaataCCAGATCTTCACATAACCTTGGTACCCCAGAAATATGTTAGAGACACCATTGAGTACAAGGTGAAGTGTAAAGGAAAGTCTCGGCCTTTTTCTAAGGTTACAGCCATCCTCACTCCggagtttaaagaaaaaggccAAGAAGCAATGGATGGTATGCTGAAAAAAATTCTGGAGCTTAAGCTGACGAATGGGAGAGCTTGTTCTGATATGAGTTCTCATCCTCCCATCACTTGACACCTGAAACCacggtcaagctatagaccttaaacaagcgcttatgggaggcaacccatggggtttgtgctggcttaccctttaatttttatttgtcttaggattttggttttgtttttaggatttattactGTGAAATCACGTCTGGTGTTAAGTattttcaggaacaggttccaaacgcagaagatCCGAAATTTTTTGTTCCAGGAGCTTCGGATCGATCGATCCTCCTTACAGATCGGTCGATCCCGTTGGTTTGCTGCGGGTATCTCCAAGTTCAATAATGTTTCAGATCAATCGATCCCATTCAGAGACCAATCGATCCCCACCCTTGCCAACACAACTCCGACACCAACTGCGAGATCactggtttttgtttcttgtccttactttttctttttcatttttcttattttctttgtgggatttgttcttttcttggttttcctttcacaccgggacggtgtgaagtaagtccgggggagggatgtctccatgttactaatgtcgttttctttggttgtttccttttgatttttcgagtctttgagtcattttcttatttttatcgagtctaaaaaaacaaaacgaaaaaaaattgggaaactatgatcatttctaggaatcttttgctttgagctaacactcttatgattgctttagtacttttgatttttgaatgaagTTTGGAATCAACATGAGCAgtctcaacacgccccaaaagacactcgccaaggagaacactaagttgaaccagaagttgtctctagctttgacatgacttaaccggatttaaattcttaccttggggcttggtatacattggacaTGACTCCTCCCTTCAAGCCTCACGAGACATGCATCTCCTtgcaaagtatgcttcccctctctcttcccttcagtactcagtaaaaaaaaaagagaaaaagaagaagaaagaagaaaaggatataggtaataaaagaagtgaactgagggttgtgcgtaaacccgtgcatcttTCGGTactcatggaaacctgtccaccagaaaagagcaaaggattgataaaaaaaataaaatgataccctagaaaattagggagaaatcaatcctttggaagtgagaaaagagagaggaaagggagcataAGAGGAAGTCTTGGGAattaaaaggttgaaggagtcaaaaagttcaatgatcgatactcccatggtaagaccgcactcttttactaatctgatgtagagagacaacgatGGGGAGACTGAAGGTTCTCTAGAGCcgtggagttcagagtagggagtgttgatcctaatcatgggcaaAGTACAGAAAGTAGTTCTTgatttgatgtgatgaagagtgcaaagaagaggGTCCaaagaatatgtgagtttccactttcaaaccttttctctgttcttgagtttttgtctgttcttgcttgaggacaagcaaagattcaagtccgggggaattgatgtgtctgtattttataggattttacccattgttttggtatttgttttgagtcttttattgagtccaagtgtgcttttagagtctttttagtcttttgtgagtttgtacaggttctaggctactttggaaggaaactgagtgttttggggatgaagacGAGCATCTGGAGCcattttggtgaagactgatcggactagcaagcagatggagcgaacacagaaaaagcatcctggatcggctgatccacatTCGGATCGACCGATCCCGGGCCCGAcacaacttttccttttttgttttaaaccgacttttagggttttatttttatatttaagttagaggcacggCCTCTAGAGACATAAactttattttctgagactaatttgtattgagagcaaaagggagaagatctctaatccttcttgacactttggagaagatttctaaaccctattttctatctttttgcaattcaattatgttttcttcatctttgatttgctgtttctgcttctccatgtctgagtagtttcactggtcggtttagggtttcagaagggTTTCCATGATTAATTGATGCCagatttgttagattagggattgatcttattgtttttcatctatagttgttcttaatgcctaAGCTAGATTggtcacctagattaagatcttaggtttaattcatcgaggcaccaaaagtgttgttgagttgctggaaaagaacataggtgagcaaggtgatccttagccaacgacagttgaagttgaggcaccttgtgaacataatcaaacttgaacttattgcttgctaggattgtttagattcaaacgacagtttagagatttatcaattccttgcatagaaaACTAACgttgcgacagtaggttagttttacattcgagatttgagttcaagaacggtgtcTAATGCTTTCCCAATTTATCATCTGAATTCGTGATCGTAAACCCTAAAGATTCCCTACGCCCAATACCTTCGCTTGATTTACAAACTTTCATTTAATTTCTGTCTTTGATCGGTTACTTGAAAAACAATCTTTCTTATTGCTTTAGCTATACTTGATCTgtataatttcatagtgcatcgcttggtctctgtggattcgaccctgaagtgctacgacgacaccactagattaTGGTTGAGTGTACtttgggttattgatttaactctagatcattggttcatgattttatatgttttcttcataaaataaagtcatgaaaaGTATCACAATAATACAGAGATTGTTTGAagcattttacaagattttagaaaactaatcaacaaatatataaaatattctctAGCAATCCtaaaaatctttcacttattcacttttgatgatttgttgaaatctttaaaattctttataaattaaaattaaaagcaCTCACTCATTTTAAGTATGTAGAGTGTTTTTATAGAGACACCTActaaactttatttattttttatttttttggtttatattttaaaacatccaaaaaaactaatgaaagtGCTCTAAACTCAGTAATGGAGGTGATCTTAGGTCATTCGGACGGAAAAAAATGTTagagtttctataaaaaaaataatactttaatTGGGcaattatattttcagtttttttaataaagctgGCCACTAATAAAAGTCCATGTATAAACAGTAGAAGGAACAATTCTTAAATAAGGATTTTTAGaaccatttattttttctttcctaccttttaatatatatatttttttatttgtaaataccGTAGTTAAGAAACTAGCGTTTGGGCATGTTCTTATATTTATGATTCGTCGCTTTATACAAAATCGACAAGTTCATAATCCtatgattattaaaataaaagaatcttaaagaaaataaaatatatatcgaCTGCTGCAAAGTAGATAACTAGATATCTACGGTTtagtttataaacaaaatctaTTTATTCAATCAGAACATCAATTTTGGTGGGATCATACATATTAGTCCATGAAGCTTTTGTTTTGATGCTAAACAAGCTTTTGAATTTAACACTAAAAATAACTCGTACACAAACTTTTGAATTCAAGACACCACCCTCGTTTAATAgaaaagaatttgttttttcttttttcttttttttttttcgtttaagGGTTTTCGTAAATATATATGGAACAAATTTATcagcaaaattatatatatgctttgaaACCGAACGTTAGGTTTTCAATTAtgagttcatatatatatatagatatatatatatatatttgtgataaCAAGGCATGTGATAAGGCAAGGCAGACCAATGTTAGTTATTTATCAATCCAATGTACTAGCATACGATATACTCCAccgtttcaattttttttcttttttttttaacatctaagcaatttttattaatatggatCATAGTATACATAATCATCAATGTGATTACAAATACAATCAATGATTtgtgtaacaaaaaaattataaagcaAATTACTGGTTACACATTCAAAAATCATAAACATTGATCCATCTGTTACTCCACCATTTAAATTTATACCATGAATCAActaaaacacataatttaatatataaaatataagaaaaaagaaaaaaaaactagtttgacaaaaaaaaacacaaaaaactataaaataaagtGAAACATAAAGAAGAAATTCCATAAcatcttataaaataaaacacatgacagaaacaagaaaaaacacttACTTGGTGATCATTACAAACAGTTTAATCCTGTGATTTTTTACCCAAAAGAAACTTGCTGACAACCATCTCAAAGTTCACAATTGAGGAGCCAACTTTATGTTCTGTCGCTTCCTCTGCCAAGCGCCGCCACTCTACCGccttctctctcatcttctttcccttttctcCATCCATGACCTCTCTAACCACCGCCTCAACCTCATCTCTCTTCACATCTCCACCTGTCTCGATCCCAACCTCCCACTCGTCACAACAAAACTTACAATTCATTTGCTGGTCTGCGAAAAATGGCCAACACACCATAGGAACTCCACATGAAAGACTTTCCAATATCGAGTTCCATCCGCAATGCGTCAAGAACCCTCCAACCGCTGGATGGGAAAGAACTTTCTCCTGAGGACACCAACCCGCTAACAATCTCCGGTTTACAGTCTCAGTTAAAAACTCTGGTGGAACCATCGCCTCCTCTCCGGCTACTAAATCCGGCCGGATCACCCATAAAAACTCTTTCTCACTTCCTGCCAAACCCCAAGCAACCTCCACAAGCTGCTCCGCACTCAAAACCGTTATGCTCCCAAAGTTAATATAAATGACACTGTTTTGAGGCTTAGTATCAAGCCATCCCAAACACTCCATCTCCTCTTTCCATAAACTTGAATTCATCATTCCAGCCTCACTACCTTCCTCAATCTTCCGGTTTGCTAAGAGGTGAAGCGGTCCAACTGCATAAACCGGAGGTAAAATAGATTGCATAGCCTGGATAACGCCATGCTCAAGGTCATCAAATGTGTTCAGAATGATAGCAGAAGCACGTTTGGATCGCTCGGTCTCGCGGCAGGCGAATTTGAGCATAAAATCATCAGGATCTGTGGTACGTACGAAGCTAGGAATATCCTTTAGTTTTAGATTCGTCATAGTCGGTATAAAATCTATAACCATGTCTAAATGCTCCTTCGTTAGGTAACTCTCATCTGCCAAATCAATCAccattatttgtttgttaacaaAG from Camelina sativa cultivar DH55 chromosome 3, Cs, whole genome shotgun sequence includes:
- the LOC104776360 gene encoding UDP-glycosyltransferase 85A1-like, with the translated sequence MGYVKDKPKLTFVYYKKEETHNCLPGREMKMGSHVALNAQKPHVVCVPYPSQGHINPMMKVAKLLHARGFHVTFVNTVYNHNRFLRSHGSISLDGLHSFRFESIPDGLPETDMDTTQDITALCESTMKNCLVPFQELLQRINARDDVPPVSCIVSDGVMSFTLDAAEELGVPEVLFWTTSGCAFLTYLHFYLFIEKGITPLKDESYLTKEHLDMVIDFIPTMTNLKLKDIPSFVRTTDPDDFMLKFACRETERSKRASAIILNTFDDLEHGVIQAMQSILPPVYAVGPLHLLANRKIEEGSEAGMMNSSLWKEEMECLGWLDTKPQNSVIYINFGSITVLSAEQLVEVAWGLAGSEKEFLWVIRPDLVAGEEAMVPPEFLTETVNRRLLAGWCPQEKVLSHPAVGGFLTHCGWNSILESLSCGVPMVCWPFFADQQMNCKFCCDEWEVGIETGGDVKRDEVEAVVREVMDGEKGKKMREKAVEWRRLAEEATEHKVGSSIVNFEMVVSKFLLGKKSQD